In Agromyces sp. Leaf222, the genomic window GGGCTCGATGCCGCTCAGCATCTACACGCTGCACCTCGTGGTCATCGCTCTCTCCGTGCGGGTCGACCCGGCGACGGGCGTGGTGACGGATGACTCGTGGCCGCTGCTCATCGGCCTCGTCATCGGCTCGATGGTCTTCGCCTGGCTCTGGCGGCGCTTCATCGGCCGTGGACCGCTCGATTGGCTGCTGCGGTGGGCGAGCGGGCGCTCGCGTCGGCCGGCGGACCGCTCCGCGATCGGGGAGGCCTGAGATGCCCGCCCCGATCGAAGAGTACGCGGTCATCGGCGACTGCCGCACCACGGCGCTGCTCGACGCCGGCGGATCGATCGACTGGTACTGCCCGCCGCGGTTCGACGCGGCATCCGTCTTCGGGGCCCTGCTCGGGGACGCCGACCAGGGCCGGTGGCTGCTGCGGCCGGAGGACCCGGATGCCACGGCGGTGCGCCGCTACGAGGAGGACACGTTCACCCTCGTCACCACGTGGACGAGCGAGGCCGGCGAGGTCGAGGTGACCGACCTGATGCCCATCGGCGGCGGGCGGCACGACGCCCGCAGCGACGTGATCCGGCGCGTGCGCGGCATCCGGGGCGCCGTGACCATGCGGCAGGAGCTGCGGGTGCGGTTCGGGTACGCGGCCACGCTGCCGTGGATGCGGCAGCGTACGACGGCCACCGGGCCGACGCTCCTCGCGATCGCCGGGCCCGACGCGCTCGTGCTGCGCGGGCCGCGACTCACGGCGAAGGGGCACGCCCACGTCGGCACCTTCGACGTGGCAGAGGGCGAGACTGTCGACCTGCGGCTGACCTGGTTCCCGTCGCACCTCGAACCGCCGGAGCCCGTCGACGTCGATGAGGTGATCGCGAGCACGAACGGCTGGTGGCGCGAGTGGGCGGGCCGCTCGACCTCGTTCGGCGCGTACGACGACGCCGTGCGCCGCTCGCTGCTCGTGCTGCGGCTGCTCACGCACGAGGACACCGGCGGCATCGTCGCCGCGGCGACGACGAGCCTGCCGGAGGAGTTCGGCGGGTCTCGCAACTGGGACTACCGCTACGTCTGGCTTCGCGACGCGTCGCTCACCCTGCAGGCCCTCATGGTGCACGGGCTCGACCACGAGGCGGAGGCGTGGAGGGGCTGGCTTGAACGGGCCGTTGCCGGCGACCCCGCCGACGTGCAGATCATGTACGGCGTCGCCGGCGAACGTCGTCTGCCCGAGTGGGAGGTTGGCACGCTGCCCGGATTCGACGGCGCCGGGCCGGTGCGCGTGGGCAACGCGGCATCCGACCAGTTCCAGGCCGACGTCTTCGGCGAGGTGCTCATGGCGCTCGACGCCGTTCGGCACGCCGAGGCGGTCGACGACGACGGCCTGTCATGGCCGCTGCAGCGCGCGCTGCTCGAGGAGGCCGAACGCAACCTCGACCGGCCCGACTCCGGGCTCTGGGAGATGCGCGGCCCCGAACGCCACTTCACGCACTCGCGCGTGATGCTGTGGGCGGCATTCGACCGGGCCGTCTGCGCCGTCGAGCACGACGGCAGGTACGGCCCCGTCGAGCACTGGCGTGCCCTGCGCGACGGGCTCGCCGAACGCATCGAGCGCACCGGCTACGACACCGAGCTCGGCAGCTACGTGCAGTCGGAGGGCACCCGCGAACCGGATGCCGCGCTGCTGCAACTGGCGCAGGTGGGCTACCTCGCGCCCGACGACCCGCGCATGCTCGGCACCGTCGCCCACCTCGAACGCACCCTCATGCGCAACGGACTGCTGCGCCGCTACCGCACCGAGTCGGACACCGACGGCGTCGAGGGCGACGAGAACGCGTTCCTCGCGTGCTCGTTCTGGCTCGTCGAGCAGTACGCCCGCAGCGGGCGCCTCGACGACGCCGAACACCTCATGCAGCGACTGCTCGGCTACGCGAACGACCTCGGGCTCCTCGCCGAGCAGGTCGACCCCGTCAGCGGTCGGCAGGCCGGCAACACGCCTCAGGCGTTCTCGCACCTCGCGCTCGTGCGAGCCGCCGACGCGATCGCCGCACGTCGCCGGCGGATGCCGTAGTCGACCGCGACGACGATGCACGCCCCGAGGCCGGCGCCGAGCGCGTTCGCGACCACGTCGCGCACATCGGTCGTGCGGTCGGGGAGGAAGAGGTGCTGCGCGAACTCGGCGAGGCAGCTCACCACGAGGCCGACCCCGAGCGCCGTCGCGATGCGACGCAGGCCCGACCGGGGCGAACCGGTCGCGAGCAGGAGCCCGAGCGGCACGAACAGGGCCATGTTGAAGGCGAACTCGACGAACGGATAGCTCGCCCACTGGGGGATGCCGAGGAGCGCGATGGCGTCGAGCAGAGGCCCGAACCGCACGAATCCGCCCTCGCCGTCGATGTGCACCGGCCAGAGCAGCACGATCGCGAGCGCGGCCGCGTAGACCAGGGCGAGCACGATGCGTCGCCGACGGAATGCCTGCCCGATCATCCGACAACCATAGGCCCACGCGATGACGGCCGGGTTTCCCGCGCGAATCCCGCGGGTGTCGGCGGCCTGAGCAAGCACCGTGCGTCGTGGGGACGTCGCATATTCGTAATGACGGGTTAATGCGTTCCGACTAGCGTTGAAACGTCGCACAAGGGGGCTCGCGCGACAGTTCTCAGGATCTGGCGCGTCACGTCGACACCGATTGCGCCACGGAGTCCATCCGAAGATCGGAGAAAAGCGCATGACGAAATCCATCTCCCGGCGAACCCTGCTGACCGGTGCCGCACTGTTCGCGCCGATCGCTTTGGGGCAAGCCGCCTACCTCGACCCGCTGGTGCCGGTCTTCTGGCGCCCCGACACGGCCGCGGCGACCACCGCGGCGGCGAGCGCGAACGGTGCAGTGTCGTCCACGACCATCCGCTCGTTCGGGCCGAACGGCACGCACTGGCCGACGCACACGCCGAAGTTCGGCGCGGCATTCAAGACCGTCATCGACGTGGCCTGCGACTGGACCGCCATCGGCCGGGCGATCGCCTCGGTCACCGATGCGCAGATCCAGTCGGGCGTGCACATCCGGATCGCGTCGGGCACCCTGCCCGGATACGGGGCGTCGTCCGGATCGCCGGCCGCCCTCAAGGGCGTCGGGCGCGCAACGGCGGCCAAGAACATCCTCGTCTCCCCGAAGAACGGCTGGGGGTCGGTGAAGGTCGTCGACTCGGCCAGGATCGTGGGCGTCAAGGGCGTCACGTTCGCGCGCATCAACGGCAGGTTCATGCTGCTCACCGACTGCAGCCGCACCGCGTGGGCGCAGTCGAAGGTCTCGCACGGGTTCCGCATGACCTCGTCGAACGGGATCCTCGAGGGCTGCTCGGCCCACGAGGTCGTGATGGCGGATGCGAAGGTCGACATCAACGACCCGTTCGGCTACGCGGCCGGCTCCAACTCGATGATCACCGACTCGCTCTGGGAGGGCTGCTACTGCGCACCCGTCTTCCGTCCGAGCGGCGCGAAGGACCACATCGACACGCTGCAGATGTACGGCAACGGCGCGTACCGCGGACTCACGATCCGCGACTCGACGTTCTTCGGCTCGCTGAACAGCGCGTTGCAGATCGGCGGCTCCAAGCCGCAGGACCCCCGCCTCGGCACGCCGTTCCTCACGCTCGACCACACGATCCTCGCAGCGCAGATCTTCGCGATCCGCGCGCGCTACCCGCTGCCCTCCGGCGCACAGGGGCCGACCATCGGCCAGGCCATCAACGGCAGCGGCGAGCCGGGGCAGCTCTACGCGAAGGACTCGTTCGTCTTCGGGTCGATGTACGACACCCAGTGGGCGTCGGTCGTCAACAGCTCGACCTCGTACGACAAGGCCGCATCCAAGAACCTCTCGGCGGCGGGCGGGTGGAAGGTCGACACCGGCATGAGCTCCTACGGATCGGCCTGGTTCGACCAGCAGACCCCGACGCCGACCGACGCCTACCTCGCCCGCATCTGGGCCTGAGGCCGAGCCCGACGACGTAAGAGAGGGGTGCCGCTCATCGAGCGGCACCCCTCTTCGCGTGTGCGGAGCGCGTCAGCTGCGGCCCATGCCCACGTAGCTCCAGCCGGCGGCCTTCCATGCCTCGGTGTCGAGCGCGTTGCGGCCGTCGATGATGACCGACGCCCGCGAGATCGACTTCACGTGAGCCGGGTCGAGCCCCACGTACTCGGGCCACTCGGTCACGAGCACCACGAGGTCGGCGTGACGCAGGGCCTCCTCGGTGGCCGAGGTGTAGAGGAGCTGCGGATGCCGCAGGCGGGCGTTGTCGATGCCCTCGGGGTCGGTGACGACCACGTCGGCCCCGAGACCCTTCAGCTGCACGGCCACGTCGAGCGCGGGGGAGTCCCGAACGTCGTCGGAGTGGGGCTTGAACGTGACCCCGAGCACCGCGACCTTCTTGCCGTACGGCGCTCCGCCGAGTGCGTCGACCGCGAGGTCGACCACCCGCACGCGGCGTCGCAGGTTGATCGCGTCGACCTCCTTGAGGAAGGCGACCGACTCGCCGCGACCGAGCTCCTCGGCGCGCGCCGTGAACGCGCGGATGTCCTTGGGCAGGCATCCGCCGCCGAAGCCGACGCCGGCGTTGAGGAAGCGCCGGCCGATGCGCGCGTCGTGCCCGATCGCATCCGCGAGGCTCGTGATGTCGGCGCCCGTGACCTCGGCGATCTCGGCCATCGCGTTGATGAACGAGATCTTCGTGGCCAGGAACGCGTTCGCGGCGACCTTCACGAGCTCCGCCGTGGCGTAGTCGGTCACGATGCGGGGCGTGCCGGCACCGATGGCCGTCGCGTAGACGCCGTCGAGCACCTCGACGTCGCGCTCGTCGCCGACGCCGTAGACGAGCCGATCGGGCTCGATCGTGTCCTTCACGGCGTAGCCCTCGCGCAGGAACTCGGGGTTCCACGCCAGCCGAGCACCCGTACCCGACTCGGCGATGCGATCGGCGAGTCGACGCGCGGTGCCGACGGGCACGGTGCTCTTGCCGACGATCAGGTCGCCCTCCTTCAGGTACGGCAGCAGGGCCTCGATCGCGGCATCGACGTACTTCAGGTCGGCCGCGTAGCCGTCGGCCGACTGCGGCGTGCCGACCGCGATGAAGTGCACGGTCGCATCCGCGACCTCGGCGATGTCGGTCGAGAACCGCAGACGACCCGTCGCACCCGCCGAGGTGAGCACCTCGGGCAGCCCGGGCTCGTAGAACGGCGGCCGGCCGGCCTGCAGCGCCTCGACCTTCGAGGGATCCACGTCGATGCCGATCACCTCGTGGCCGAGCTCGGCCATGGCGGAGGCGTGGACCGCTCCGAGGTAGCCGCATCCGATGACGGAGAGCTTCATGAGGGGTTCCTTCCTTCGGGGGCGTGCTGGTCGACGTGCGGCGCCGGCGTTCAGTTGCGCACCGCGATCGTGATCGGCGCGCTCGTTCCGACGTTGCCGGCGGCATCCGTGGCCTTCGCGGTCACGCCGTAGGCCCCGTTCGGATACAGGCGCGAGTTCATGAGCGCACGCCAGGTTCCGTCTGCCTGCTTCGTCGCGTTGCCGAGCTTAGTGGTGCCCGCCCAGAGGGCGACGGCGGTCACGCCGACATTGTCGCTCGCCGAAATGGTGACGGCGACGGAGGTGCCGGACACGGTGCTGCCGGAGGCGGGCGACGTGATCGACGCGACGGGCGCCGTGCGATCCGGAGCCGGCGTCGGCGTGGGCGTGGGCGTCGGGGTCGGCGTGGGAGTCGGGGTCGGGGTCGGCGTGGGAGTCGGCGTCGGCGTGGGAGTCGGGGTCGGCGTCGGCGTGGGAGTCGGCGTCGGCGTCGGGGTCGGGGTGGGCGTGGGCGTCGAACCCGTCGGCACCGCCGAGAGGAGGTAGCCGAAGTACTTGCCGGCCACCGGCTTCGTCGGGTCGCCCGTGAAGACGTGCCCGCGTGCGGCGGCGGCCGCAGCCTGTGCGCGGACGATGCTGATGACCTCGTCGGTCGAGCGGCCGTCGCACGGGCCGAACGCGTAGCACGCGACGACCACGCCGCTCGCGGCGCCCGTCGCCATGCTCGTGCCGGTCGCGACGTAGCCGTACCGGTTGCCCTTCTTCGTCGTGTACGGGCAGACGCCGGGGGCGGCGACCGTGTGCGCCTGGTCGGCGGCGCTCACCGCGTAGTTCGTCGAGACCGCGTAGGCGTCGTCCTTGGTGGTCACGCTGCATGGGGCCGTGCCGAGGCCGCCGGGCTTGCCGTCGAAGTCGGCCATGTTCGTCACGACCAGCACCTCGTCAAAGTTGCCCGGGGAGTAGAGCGCGAGGTCGCGGCCCGAGTTGCCGGCGCCGGCGACGATCGAGATGCCGTCCTCGGTCAGGGCGCAGACGGCCTGGTGCACGGCGTCGCCGTTCGTGCGGCCGCAGTTGCCGTCATCCGTTCCCGTGTAGGCGATGCTCATGTTCACCACGGCGATGTCCTTCGCCGCGGCGTTGTCGGCCACCCACTCCAGCCCGCAGAGCAGCGACTGCACGGTGCCGAGCAGGTCGTCGCCGAGCACGCGCACGGAGTGGATCGGCACGCCGGGCGCGGTGCCGAGGATGCCGGTCGTGTTGTCGATCGCACCGAGCACCCCCGCGACGCCGGTGCCGTGGCCGTCGCCGTCGGCCGCCGTGCCCGTGGGCAGGCAGTTGACCGCGGTCGCGAGGTTGAGGTCGGTGTGGGTGCTCACGCCGGAGTCGATCACCGCGACGCCGGGACCCTTCCACGCGGCGCCGCTGCCCGCCTTGACGGGCGGCTCGTCGGCCTCGACGGCTCCGACCGCCGGCGGCACGACCTGCGCGAGCGCCTTCACGGGAGCCTCGGCCATGAGCCCGAGCACCGAGGAGTCGCCGTCGAGCGCTGCGGCCTGATCGGCCGTGAGCGTGGCCGAGAAGCCGGCGAAGATGCTGTCGTACAGGCGGGCGGGCGCGACGCCCGTCGAGCCGATCGCCGCGTCGCGGGCCGCGACATCCGTGAACGTCACGGTGTACGCGCCGGCCGGCGGGGGCTCGGCCGCAGAGGCCGGCGCGACGATGAAGGCCGTCGTCGCGAGCATGGCCGCGGCGAGGGTCGCGATCACGGCGAAACGGCGACGGATGCGGCTCGACGGTCGCGTCGGGGACTCGAGTTCGGACATCGGACTCCTCGGTTCTCTCGGGTGCTGTGGGTGAATGACGGTGCAGGAGTTCGGGATCGGGGCGGACCGTCGCTTGGCCTGCGGTGGGTCGGCGGGCTGCCGACTCAGCGGTTCACGGAGGCGGTCGCCTCGGTCAGGGGGCCATCGACCCGTTCCGGGTCTCGCACCCGTCGATAGGCGGCGACGGTCTCGCGGGCGATCGCCCCCCAGTCGAGCCGATCGAGCGGAGCTCGATCGGGGCGCGGGATCGCCGCCCACTCGAGGGTGCGGTCCAGCTCGGCCGCGTCGAACTCGCCCTCGTAGCAGCGCACCCAATCGGGGCCGACCAGCTCCTGCAGTTCGCGCATGGCGCCGAGCGCCGGCACGACGACCGGACGATCGGCCGAGAGGGCGAGGATCGCCGACCCGGAGTTCTGGATCGCCCGGTACGGCAGCACGACGACATCCGACGCCCTGATGCAGCCCATGATCGCCGCGTCGGACTGGAACGCGAGGTCGAGGAGCACGCGGGAGTCCGAGTCGGCCGCGGCGACGATCTCGGCCGCGAGCGCCGACCCGGCGGGCTTTCCGGCGATCACGAGGCGCACCTCGTGGTCGCCGCCGACGACGGTGCGCACGAGGTCCGGGATGTTCTTGTAGGCGCGGATCATGCCGACCGAGGCGACGACGAGGGCGTCGCCCTCGATGCCCCGCTCGGCGCGCGCCTCGTCCTTGGAGATGCCGACGTCGTAGTCGAGGCGGTAGTGCCCGTGCGGCGTGACGGCGCCCGGCGTGTCGGCGAGCTCGGGGTACGCCGCGCGCGCGGCGTCGAGGCCGCCCTCGCTGAGCGACACGAGCCCGTCGACCTCCTCGACGAGCAGCCGGCGATGCATGGCGCGCAACCGCGGCGTCGAGCGCTGCTCGTGCGAGGCGACGTTGTGCACCGTCCAGACGAGCTTCGTGTCGTTGCGGAGCCGCGCGACGCGCAACCCGGCCCGGAACAGCAGCAGGCGCGCGAGCACGCGCCACCGTCGTCCGGTCAGGAACGTCAGCTCGGGCCAGTGCAGGTGCACGATGTCGACCGGGCGGGTGAACAGGCGCAGGTACGAGAGGTCGCGAACGGTGTGGCCCTCGGCGACGATCGTCGTGTAGAGCCGCGCGTTGTACGGATTCGCGTGCGCCGTGCGGAATGCCGGCTCGGCCTCGATCACGAGCGGGCGCTCGTCGGCGGAACCGGGTTCGCGCGCGCCCGTCATGCGGGCACCGCCTTCGGGAACTCGGTCTCCTGCGGCGCGACCGCGGTCGGGCGTGCCGTCGGCCGTTCGCCGATGACCTTCGCGGGCACGCCGCCGGCGATCGCCTGGGCCGGCACGTCCTTCGTCACGACCGCGCCCGCGGCGATGACCGCGCCCTCGCCGATCGTGACGCCGGCGAGCACGACCACGTTCGCCCCGAGCCATGCGCCGTCGCCGATCACGATGTCCTGCTCGATCTTGGGCTGGTCCATGATCGCGACGTCGCCCTGCACGATGCCGTAGTTCGACGCCGTGAGCGTCACGTTCGGCGCGAAGAGCGCCTTCTCGCCGATGACGATGCGGCCTGTGCTGTTGCCGGCCCAGATCACCGAATGCTCGCCGATGTGGCTGCCCGCGCCGATGCTGATGCGCTCGGCGTTGCGGAACGACACGTTCGGGGCCATCGACACCCCCTCGCCGAGCTGCAGCAGGCGCACCTGGCGCACGTGCGAGTAGCTGGAGAAGTGCGCGAGCCGGAACGCGTGCAGGTAGGTGCGCAGGTCGAGCATCGACCGGGCGGCGCCTGAGAGCTTCGGCATGGTCACCGCCCCGCGATCGAGGGCACGGCCGAGAAGGACTCGGCGATCACGGCCATCACCGCGTCGACGTCGGTCGTCGCGCGGGCCGTCACCGAGACGGTGAGCTTCGTGCCGTACGAGCACGAGAGGCAGGCGAGGTCGTCGCGCGGGTCGCCGGCCGGCCAGCCCGTGACCGACTCGATGGGCGCCTCGCCGAAGAACCGCTGCTTCGGACCCCACGTGATGTAGGTCGCGTAACCGCGCCAGTCCGATGCGCCGAGGTCGCGGTGCGAGCGGTCGTCGACCGCGGCCTGCACCTGCGCCCGCACCGACGGCACCACGAGCTCGAGCGGGTCGGAGGTCGGCACGGTCACCTTCACGATGCTGATGTGGTTGCG contains:
- a CDS encoding glycoside hydrolase family 15 protein: MPAPIEEYAVIGDCRTTALLDAGGSIDWYCPPRFDAASVFGALLGDADQGRWLLRPEDPDATAVRRYEEDTFTLVTTWTSEAGEVEVTDLMPIGGGRHDARSDVIRRVRGIRGAVTMRQELRVRFGYAATLPWMRQRTTATGPTLLAIAGPDALVLRGPRLTAKGHAHVGTFDVAEGETVDLRLTWFPSHLEPPEPVDVDEVIASTNGWWREWAGRSTSFGAYDDAVRRSLLVLRLLTHEDTGGIVAAATTSLPEEFGGSRNWDYRYVWLRDASLTLQALMVHGLDHEAEAWRGWLERAVAGDPADVQIMYGVAGERRLPEWEVGTLPGFDGAGPVRVGNAASDQFQADVFGEVLMALDAVRHAEAVDDDGLSWPLQRALLEEAERNLDRPDSGLWEMRGPERHFTHSRVMLWAAFDRAVCAVEHDGRYGPVEHWRALRDGLAERIERTGYDTELGSYVQSEGTREPDAALLQLAQVGYLAPDDPRMLGTVAHLERTLMRNGLLRRYRTESDTDGVEGDENAFLACSFWLVEQYARSGRLDDAEHLMQRLLGYANDLGLLAEQVDPVSGRQAGNTPQAFSHLALVRAADAIAARRRRMP
- a CDS encoding VanZ family protein; translated protein: MIGQAFRRRRIVLALVYAAALAIVLLWPVHIDGEGGFVRFGPLLDAIALLGIPQWASYPFVEFAFNMALFVPLGLLLATGSPRSGLRRIATALGVGLVVSCLAEFAQHLFLPDRTTDVRDVVANALGAGLGACIVVAVDYGIRRRRAAIASAARTSARCENA
- a CDS encoding UDP-glucose/GDP-mannose dehydrogenase family protein; the protein is MKLSVIGCGYLGAVHASAMAELGHEVIGIDVDPSKVEALQAGRPPFYEPGLPEVLTSAGATGRLRFSTDIAEVADATVHFIAVGTPQSADGYAADLKYVDAAIEALLPYLKEGDLIVGKSTVPVGTARRLADRIAESGTGARLAWNPEFLREGYAVKDTIEPDRLVYGVGDERDVEVLDGVYATAIGAGTPRIVTDYATAELVKVAANAFLATKISFINAMAEIAEVTGADITSLADAIGHDARIGRRFLNAGVGFGGGCLPKDIRAFTARAEELGRGESVAFLKEVDAINLRRRVRVVDLAVDALGGAPYGKKVAVLGVTFKPHSDDVRDSPALDVAVQLKGLGADVVVTDPEGIDNARLRHPQLLYTSATEEALRHADLVVLVTEWPEYVGLDPAHVKSISRASVIIDGRNALDTEAWKAAGWSYVGMGRS
- a CDS encoding Ig-like domain-containing protein, which encodes MSELESPTRPSSRIRRRFAVIATLAAAMLATTAFIVAPASAAEPPPAGAYTVTFTDVAARDAAIGSTGVAPARLYDSIFAGFSATLTADQAAALDGDSSVLGLMAEAPVKALAQVVPPAVGAVEADEPPVKAGSGAAWKGPGVAVIDSGVSTHTDLNLATAVNCLPTGTAADGDGHGTGVAGVLGAIDNTTGILGTAPGVPIHSVRVLGDDLLGTVQSLLCGLEWVADNAAAKDIAVVNMSIAYTGTDDGNCGRTNGDAVHQAVCALTEDGISIVAGAGNSGRDLALYSPGNFDEVLVVTNMADFDGKPGGLGTAPCSVTTKDDAYAVSTNYAVSAADQAHTVAAPGVCPYTTKKGNRYGYVATGTSMATGAASGVVVACYAFGPCDGRSTDEVISIVRAQAAAAAARGHVFTGDPTKPVAGKYFGYLLSAVPTGSTPTPTPTPTPTPTPTPTPTPTPTPTPTPTPTPTPTPTPTPTPTPTPTPAPDRTAPVASITSPASGSTVSGTSVAVTISASDNVGVTAVALWAGTTKLGNATKQADGTWRALMNSRLYPNGAYGVTAKATDAAGNVGTSAPITIAVRN
- a CDS encoding DapH/DapD/GlmU-related protein, producing MPKLSGAARSMLDLRTYLHAFRLAHFSSYSHVRQVRLLQLGEGVSMAPNVSFRNAERISIGAGSHIGEHSVIWAGNSTGRIVIGEKALFAPNVTLTASNYGIVQGDVAIMDQPKIEQDIVIGDGAWLGANVVVLAGVTIGEGAVIAAGAVVTKDVPAQAIAGGVPAKVIGERPTARPTAVAPQETEFPKAVPA